ttcctctttctcttttttggttttcgtCGAAGTTCGAGAGAACACACGAACAGCGATGGACGATGAAATCAAAGCGgttttttcgttttgtttttttgcaggGAGGAAAGCAACGCACGACTTCCTGTCACTGTGCAGCCATTCGACCCTCCACCACCAAGATCCAAGACCGCCTTCTTCTCAAGGTCCGCTCCCATCACTTCTCTTTCTCCTCGCGCTCAAATTTGATCTCTTTTTCATCCTAAACAACATCGAATCTGCCGATTAATGGAAAAGGGTATTTCGCTCCCCTGTTCATTCATtgcaagaaagggaaaaaaaatctagtTTTTAGATCCCGAGAAAAAGCAAgggaaacagagagagaaaagaaaggaaaggaaagaaagaaaagaaaagaaagaagtggAGAAAATGCAATTGGGTCGTCCTGCGGGATTTGGTAACGATGGTGCCTTTAATGGGAGAGAAGAAATATCTGTAAAACTAAAATGGTTTGGGGTGGGGGAGACGATGAAGGTTAGTGGCTGCACGTGATAAGGTGAGCGTCGTGGATCTGGGCCATGAATTCGGGTGGGCCAGGTCTTGGGGCTTCCCCGAATCCGAAAAGAGAGAGCGAATCCGGACATCAGGTGGGGGGGCGGGGGCAAGCGGGTGGGTCCCGAATTGAATTCGACGTGTTGATTTGACATCACACGAGGGGGCACAGGGCACGGGGCCCTGCGCAGGTGCTGTGCCTGAGCGACCTGCATAACTTTGGTCGGATCAGAGACACCTCAGGATTCTCGAATTGAACTTCCATTTTTCTCCTAGTAATTATCCAGCAAGGAAGcagcaaaattagaattttttcgaGCAGAGTCCGGCAGTGAAGCATTAGATCCGTTGCGGTCAGGTGGGCTGTAGGGCCTGAGTTACGTGGCCAAGACACGATCTTGGGGTCGATTCTCAATGACGACTGTTCCAGCATGCGCGCACGTTTCACATGAGCGTCGTTCATGGTATCGATGACCTCCTTTCTTCCCTCTTTCGTGTGTTCTTGTCCTGAGTGGGTTTCGTGAAAGAGCGACAGCATCATCCGGACGTGTTGAACGGTGATCGAGGGGAATGTTGCGCAATAATTTGTCCGGAATTGCATCGCTTGTGGGGCTGGAATCTGGGGAGATTTTGATTGGAGACTCGCCATGCTCCATTAGCTTTGACTGAACAGCGAGATTTCTCGTCTCTCTGTTCTCTTAAAGTAAGAAGAAGATAGAAGATCTTGGATTTGGATTCCGGCAAGTGCCGCGGGAAAGCCATCAAGATGGTGATCCTGCACGGTTCACATAAAATCACGACGACCCTTCTTCAATCTTGGCTTGAGCAGATTGCTCGAGTCATCAATCTTGACAGCCGAACCAAATCTCGGGTTATGTGATCTTAGAGCCTGATCTGGTCGTTCTTTCTGTCTGCAGACGACTTCCTGAAAACCCACGACTTCTTGGGGAAGACAAGCGCCAAGGAAGAGGCTGCGAGCGAAATTTTGTCGTCCCTCAAGAGACCACCGCCTCCGgctccaccgccgccgcccccgtCGCAGCAACATTCGGTGGAACACGTGCTTCCTGGAGGGATTGGGACTTACAGCATCAGCCACATCTCGTACTTCAATAATCAAAACCTGCCGAAACCTGAGGCGACCATTTTCACGGTGGCTCAGGCAAGTAGCACTGACCGGACCGATGAGAACTCCAACTGCAGTTCTTATACCAACAGCGGGTTCACGCTTTGGGATGAATCTGCGGCCAAGAAGGGAAAGACGGGGAAGGAGAATACGCCTTCTGCCTCTGTACGAGGTAGGTAATGCGGTTGTTCTGTGCGTGTGAAATACCTCTGTTTATGAGAAAACGCGAATaaatgaattgattttttttgtccctctCTTTTGGTTGGCTCTCAATTTGACAGAGGCGGAGGTGAAATTGGGGCCGTGGCCGGCATCAGAACGGCCGTCGCACTCATCTTCCAATAACAATCACCAGAATTCGTTCAGTCCACTCACTTCCTCTCAGTCAGTggctattctctctcttcctatcTCATTGCTTGGCTGTTGGTTTGTCCGTGGTTCTTCATCGAGGTATAGCAGATTGGGTCCATACTGAGAATgagcttttcatttttataggCCATCAGGGGCCAAAAATAAAAGCTTTATGGACATGATAAGATCAGCAAAGAGTGTGAGCAATCAGGAAGAAGAATTGGACGATGATGATGGAGAGTTTGTGCTCAAGAAAGAGACTTCCCCTATTCCTAAAGGTAATTTTCAGGTCACACTTATCTTTACGGCAGTGTCATCTATAAACTAGTTTTATGTATATCACAGGAAAGGATGATCTCATCTAAGTTCTATGTTTTCTGATGAGGAAAGTTCTGAGTTGGTGCAGGAGAGTTGTGGGTGAAAGTTGACGGAAAGAGTGGCGATCAGAAGGCCAACACACCTCGGTCCAAACATTCTGCGACTGAGCAGCGGAGGCGGAGCAAAATAAATGACAGGTGAGTTGAGTGTCGCTCCATCTCTGTCTTCCCCTCTAAAAAGATCGAACAATTTCACCCTAATGCATTTGATTGTGTGTGCAACCACATTTTCATGCATAATTATCCCTATATAAGCAATTTACTGGCTAGTCGTCTATTTGCACTTTATCCCATCGAATTCTATGGATCGCACCACTTTTGACATGCTACTACAGCATATGAAAGATAAAACATTGATGTTCCAAGTGCGTTATGTATCAGAAATGTGTTTCTGGAAATCCTTCAGGCTATGTTGTCATGTATTTGATATGTAGACCTACTGCTGCAGGTTTCAGATGTTGAGGTCTCTCATCCCAAACAGCGACCAAAAGAGAGATAAGGCATCATTTTTATTGGAGGTACGTGGGCATTCATTTCGGGTATTTCCTTCTTTCTTGCCAGTTAGAAGAAACCGTATAATCTTGATTGATGAAGGAACTGCTTTTTCACAGGTGATCGAGTACATACAGTATCTACAGGAAAAGGTTACTAATTATGAAGGCTCATTTCAAGGATGGAGCCAAGAACCAGCAAAAATGATGCCGCTGGTAATTCCCTTCTCTCATTCTTCTGTCTTCTCTCTGCGTGTGGTGTTGTTTGTTTGAGTGGAAACTTCTAGTTGGGAAAGCATTGGGGGCTTCTATTTTGATGTCAAAGGTATACCCCCAATGAGGGTCATACCAGTCAGGCAGTCACCTCACTAATGTCATCCCTCTGTCGACCTCACCGATAGTTGCTTTTCTGAGATCATGACACAAATATGTTCATTTAGCATTTGTGACTACTTTCCATCTCACTCAATTTCCTTAAACAGAGAAATGGTCAGAGGCCGATGGATAATTATGTCGATCAATCTCAAAACATCAATAGCGGGTCCGCTCCTGCTTTGGTCTTTGCGGCAAAAGTTGATGAGAACCGTATTGCCATGGCCCCAGCCATTTTTGGGAGTGCGAAAAACCCTCTTGAACCTGAGATGGGATCTGCTACTGCTTTCAAATCTGTAGAGCATCACCCTGGAATGACAAATAGAGCAGTTCCGTTTCCAATGTCTCTGCAGCAGAACACCTCGAACTGTGTCGGGTGTAGTGGTGCAGTGGCAAGAGGGGGTCCTAATTTGGAAAACCAGGCATCCCAACCACTAACACAGATTAGTAGAATCAAATCATTGACTAACGAGTGCTCTGCTTCAACCGATAAACTGAAAGAAGAGGAGCTGACCATTCAAGGCGGTACAATAAGTATCTCCAATGTATACTCTCAAGGGTAAGAATCAATTTTTGACGTCCTATTGTTCAGATTTATACAGCAAACggttttattactttttttttctgttgcaaTTATTTCTTTATGGCAATATACTGTTTTTGGGCGTTTTTTCATATCTGTTCAAAACCATTCTCAATGGTTAAGGACCAGAAATGCAGCAATTTTTCGTGCTTTCTGTTGCAATTGTAATTTGTAGCAAGTCATTGCGGTATGTTGCATTTGTTGGCAGAAAACTGTCTAAAGTGTGCTACAATTAGGAAGTAGGAACTGTTTTATAGTTTCTGTCCTGAGAGCAAAGGCAAGACCCCATTTGCCACACTGAGGACTTCTACAGGGCAAGTATTTTCGACCAATATTGTGTCTGCGTCGTTTTACTTAGTGTCGGTCTGATCTGGCTTATCCCAACTGGCAGATGAATCTGAAACTAGGTGTCAAAACTAGTTTTCTATCTGAAGAACTGTCACGTTTTTTACAGTTCCAGTTCCTTTACATGCATTTTTCATAGGTGTCTTGCTAATGGGTGTCGCCATGACATCTATTTAAGCATACTTAATATTCCGGAGCATTGACTGGGCATAGCACAAAAAATGCAAAGTATTGACAATTGTAAACTTTCCTTCTTTGATTGCTTAACCAGTGCCATGAGCAACTCCTTAACAAACGTTTTGGGGAAGCAAACTATACATCAATCTCTTCATTCAATGCACTAGATTGATTCCCGGTTAATGGTTGCTTCATTTACACTGTGCGATGACGAGTCTTGCACTCTGTCCAATAATTGTGATCGAGTTATCAAGGCCTTTCTCGGCTATCTTTTAGAATTGAACGGCGAATTGTTGGATAATATGAGGTTTATCTGTAACAGGTTGTTGAATACATTAACTCAAGCATTGCAAAATTCTGGGGTAGATTTGTCCCAGGCCAGCATCTCGGTGCAAATTGAGCTAGGGAAGCAAGCCAATGGTAGAAAAGCCACCTCTTCATCTCTTCCTAAGGTACTTCCCTAGTTCCCTCAGTCATCGTTTCTCTTCTTTATTTCGTGTCGATCTACGTAAATATTTGTTCTACATAACTTGCATCAAGGAATGACATTACATCTGTGTGTGATGCAGGATACTGATGCTAGAAATCAAGGAGTCACGTGGCCTCGAGCTGCAGGCGAGAATGCAGATCCAGCCCTGAAGAAGCTAAAGACGGGGAAAAGCTAGGTAGCGTAACGATCATCCTGATATTCTTTTTGTAAAAtgatttattcaaatttttttggcttTAAACCTTCTTACATATAGGGTTCATCCAATCTTCTCCTGGCTAATAAGCTATCCAGTTGAGACCATTGTACATTGTCTTTAGTTTGTTTGAATGCACATAACTTTCATGCATGTATTACTTGTgatatttctctttctcattttttttccggGGGTCGAACTTACTTGTAATATTTAATCATAAATGAATTCTCACTGATTCGGAGACTCTACCGGCTTCCTCATTTTATCGTCATCGGGCATCAGTAATGTGGACTTATCTTGCATGCACTAGCTTCTcttgctttgctttttctatagGTATAAGATGCCACTCAAATGATTTTAGGGGCAATACTGCAATCTTCTTGCATACAAAAGTTAGAAGGTGATCTCAAGCCTTATTGTACTGGTACTTAAGCATTGTGTTTGGTTGGTGTCTGCGATGAATACTCTGAGGATTTTCGCTAATCCTCCACAACCCGTTCACTCGAAAATGATCTCTGGTATTTGCCCGTATAATTTACTTGTGTCTTGATTATTCGCGAAGATAGCCGTGCTTTTCAGAATTAGCGTATTTctctttatattttcatttaagcTTCAGCTCGTAATCTGTTCTGCTGGCTGCAAATGTGGGGTTTGATTTAGTTGTGCAGTTCAGTACTTAGAAGGGCTGTTTCTCATCGATTGACCTATAGTTTTGTTTCCAGCAATCAGTGCTCCAAAAACCGAAAAAACTTAAGTTTTCCCTTGAAAGAGAAGTAACAAGCATGATAAAGTGAACGACAAGGTTTTTTCCTGAAGAATGCCAGATAGTATCGTTTGAAATACTTCATTATATGCATGAATAAACAGCAAAAAGGATCGGTGATGGGTCGACGTTACTTGCGTCATGAATCGTGTCATGGTGGACGGGCTTTTCAGTCAGTATCTTAGAGGCTAATGAACACCAAGAAACCCACATTCGAATAGTTGTTTTCGAATTAGCAAAAGATGTGATGATCAATCCATCAACAATCATAGCAGGACATCATCACCCTTAGTTTATCAACTTGATCATCGGCAGACGTTACTTGCAGTTAAAGCATGCTTAACCTCAAAAGAATGAGGTCGACAGTGAGTTTTATACAAAAGAAGCAGCAGCCGATagtgattttttcttcattagCCCGCGATAATCATGACCATCCTTCCATGAAGAAACAGAGTGGTTGTTAGAAGGCACTAATAAAGTTGACAACCACATTTTCTTGAAGAAACAGAGAAACCGCTTGTCATCACGTGTGTTCTCTAGCAGCATTCATGACTTGGATGTGAAAATAGACCCCATTTGGTTTCTCATCCAATAATTTTCTGTGCACACCGACCAACTAAGGGGATTCACAAGACTCCTGCATTTTCCTTCTACATTGTGATAGAAAGAGACTACACCCAATAGAGATAGAGAAATCAACAGGCCAACGGTCTGATACAGTTCTGATTCCAAACAAAAAGCCAATTGAACAAGCTCATGTCTATGAACATTCTTAGGTTGTCATAACAGACATGCTAAAGAACAATTAAGAACATGTCTGTCAAGAATGTAAACAAATGTCTCGACTGCCAATCGCATGAAGCTCTATCCAACATTCCATGGTTGTCAACATGACAACAGAAACACTTGCTTTACATTAACATCTATGGACGTATTGCAAAGAAGACCAGAAAAGCTGGAAAAGCTGCAGTCACTTATGCACcacaaaaagggggaaaaaaccaGAAACATAGGAGAAATCATATGACATCTCCTGTCCAACAAGTGTTCTAATCATGTTGCCAGTTGCTTTGGTGCTTCAGTGGGCATCGAACAAAAGAAACGGCGGTTATGtgtgaagaaattgaagagaatgtgtatgagaagaaagagaagcagataatgaaaaggaaaaaggaaagatgcAGCCGGTGAGAGGATGTGGATTGCCCTCCATCGAATTCACAGTTGCTGCAGACCACATTTGTAGTTGCATCTGCGGTGAAAGTGCACGGGCAATTTGAACGAACATGACCCCATAATGGCATGATGTGGCTTCTGTACACCAATTGAATAATTCACATGAATAGAGAAGGTCAGGAGTGTACCCATGCAGCTTCTACAGGATTTTTGACCCTTTCTTAAAGGGTAAACTCTTCTAGTTATCTCACTTGAGGCCCTTTCAgaataaaactttttttgtgaaagtGATATGATGAAGACGTCCGAGATCTCTGCAAATAGCTCTTGCAGAAGCAAATTGAGAAAATCAGGATCTCGCAACCAACAACCAACAACCAATTATGCATCGCTAGATGATCGTAAGCATTCTTGTGGATTTGCATAAAAGTATTCCTCTTCTTTAGGTCTATCTGGAATGACCAACCTCCTTGTGGGATTGCCAACGCTGAATGCATGGACTTCCTTAACGGCAGAAGAGAAATCTTCCCAACTTAAACTTCCACTACTGAACTGGTCTATCAACTCCACAAGAAGCCTTCTATCCAATAAGATCGTCTTCTTGAAACCAAGAAACCTAATTGTGTCATCAGAATATAGTTAAGAAGTTTTAGACCTAGAAAAAAcatggaaggtgaagaatgatACAATGGCCCGTCATGCAATGTATGAAACGGCCTGTTGCGATTTAATAGTCCAAACTTGACATAAACTGGATCTGAAAAACATTAGTAGTACTCGCTGGATACAAAGATCTAAAGGGTCAAATTCTTACAACATAAAATAGAAGTTTAACTCAAGCCAAAGAGGAAAACTAGCAAGGTGAAAAATGGAAGATTTTAGCTCCATGCCCAAAGTTTATTACCTGCGATGTCCTTCAACAACCTTAGCCATATTCCCGTCATAGGTGGGAACAAAAACATCACTTTCCAAGGACACAAGATAATCTAATGCTGCCATCTGTGAGGAGTGATTCTGAAAAGGTTTTAGATCTGAGGACTCTAATAGTGTCCCCTTTTTAACCTGTTAGTAGCAGAACAAGTCAACCAATTGACTGGAGACACAAACAAGAAGAAAGCAATAAAAACCAGATATCAGCCCTTTGGCTCTGTGATACTGACCAGTTTTGGATAAGCCCTTGTGAGAGTTGCCATTCTTCTTTCTCCACCATAAATTTCACCAGCAGCAATATAAATTTGCATATTCCGATTAATGTCCAGAGCCTTCAACGTAAGAGCAGTCTCCTCAGGAGTCAAAGGACAAAGACCGTCTATCCTCTGCTTATCAGAATCGATTTTCTTTACTTTCCACTGCTCATAATTGTATCTGCGAAGAAGTGAATATAGAGGGGAAATTTGCTCAGAGAACCCCTCAACGAGTTATCAACTCGAATAAAAATGTAGCTCACAGCTCACCTCATTCTTGTCAACTCTTCCGCCTCGTCATCACTGCAACCTTGAGTACAGCCTGAAAAGGCCAACATGTCCATCTCATATCTAAGGTGAAGCGCTACAAAAGGACCACTTTCCCTTAAAGTCTCTATAACCTTTCTTCCCAGCTCCTCTATCTGAGGAGTGAACTTCAAAGCACTAAAATTCACCCGGCAACGCAGCCTCTGAAGCTGCAGTGGTTGGCCATTGTTGGCAAGTCGCGCATCAGTTCTATTGAAATGTACGATTTTGTGCTTCCGTATCAGGGGAAGAATCTATATACACCAAAAGAGAAATAACTGAAAGTAAGCTAGGATTAGGAACCTGCATCCTAGATAGGGAACCCAAGAACCAATGAAACTCAATTACACAATTTCACTTCAATAATACATGACCAGAGAAAACAACTTTTGATATTGAAATCAGGTTTGCAACGTGGTAGACATGGGCATGAGTTCACGGACCTGGTGACGATAGTAAGAAACGTCTGACCAACTGGTTGGCGCCATGGAATAAATTCGTCCCTGTTCCACTCGCCTCTTGAGCCTGGGTGGCAACTCCTTTAAGATTCGAACCTCATCTCTCAAAGAGGTGATGAAATGATCAACATCAAATATGTCATGAAACTCGCTGCCGAATAAAAATGAATCGGTTTAAGCCATGTTCTTTGTAGGAATGCGGTGTTCAGCAATGCAAATAAACAACAAAATCATCACAACCTGGGGTCAGCCCAGAAGGAAGTTTTATCCAGCTCAGGGACTATGAGTGTGACATTCATGTATCTAGCAATGGCAACCATGTCACAAATCTGCAATTTATAAGAAAGTTGTGGAGTGTTAATCTGCGGACATGGCAACAACTGGATAATGCTAACGTATGAACATGGGAAGACCTAGCTATTCACTCACCGCGGCTCTCATTTGATTAAGTCCTCCATTGCAAGAGACCATCAAGTATCCATTGTTCTTGTAAACCCCTATCCAATGAGAAGACGTAAATCCAGCACAATGAGCGAAAGGTACTCGGAAAGTCTCATCATATGTGTGCTAAACATGATTAACCTGAAACAATCCTACTTCCAAATGTGAATCACTCCGACACAGAATACCAAGAATAAAGCAATTTTAGTGTAGGCTAGCGCTAGGAAAAACTTCATAATCACGGTGAAATTCAAAAGGGCAACATTTATGAGGACGATATCATGGAAAAAGGACACCACTAAAACAATTCCTCATACCCGGAGAAAACCCACGAATAACCAACATCACCAAAGAAATTCAAAGACATTACGAGAATTCAACACCACGAACGCGAGTTAACCTAAGATTGGGGACAAAAAGGAACAAACTTTTCACGGGCTATCTAAGAAGCAAGCAACAGGACTCACTCTTGGGAGGCAAAACACGCCGAGGATGGTCTCGGGAAGAGACCTTGACCTTGACCACCTCCTTAGCTTCGGTAGCGAGGGACGACCGATCCCGATGATTACAGGAAGGCCATCCCTTCAACACCCTCGGACCCCACGTCTCCCCCAGCGCCGTCAACTGCACTATGCACGTCCACAGCAACACCGACGTGGTGGCCCGTAGAATCCACATCCTCACCCTCGACCTGGACggtgccgccgccgccgccggcacCACCATCGCTGTAATGTCCGGTTTCGCCACTTACCCTTCTCTCCGACTGACTTCAATACCATCCTCACATCTCTCTCAAGTCTCTCGAATGCCAACGACAGAATCGAACCAGACCAAGAACAAGTGAAGCCGCCGATGAACGAACACGACAAGCGAAGCCGGCACAACCTCTTCTCCTTCACACTTACCGACCACGATCACCGTCTCGCGGATTAAAACAAACCCTAGTCACCGAATCGAGAGACGATCGCTGATATTTGCATTCGCTGATTGCCCGACATTGGGAGAGGAAAACGGAACACAAGAACGGGGAAATCAACGACGTTGGGAATAGAGACTGGAGAGACAATTAAAGGTGGAAAAGAACAATTAATGATGACCGTATCTTTCTGGTATTACAACGTTTGTCGCTGCGTACATTATTGTCATTGCCTCCCTTCTTGGATTCAAATTTTTGCAGATAAGCATCTATTGGAATTTGTAggtaataataaaataaaaagttgaatAAATCGGATAGAACTGAAGTTCTGTTGGTCTGCTCGGATAAACTTCTTTAACTTTAATTTTCTAAAGTTTAAAACTATTTGAACATCAACATTAATTCAAATTGATAACTTTTGATAACTTTTGCGGTCGAGGGGAATTTTTCGcgattttcttttgggttttaaaaaatagttttcgctttttttcttttttacaattttctatgttttttctTCATACGTCATGATCATGTTATTTCAAAGACCGATTTATTTTACAACTTTTACAAGGAGTCAGTAGGTGAGTTAACGTCCT
The genomic region above belongs to Rhodamnia argentea isolate NSW1041297 chromosome 6, ASM2092103v1, whole genome shotgun sequence and contains:
- the LOC115742636 gene encoding transcription factor BIM1 isoform X1 — protein: MMELPQPRPFGTEGRKATHDFLSLCSHSTLHHQDPRPPSSQDDFLKTHDFLGKTSAKEEAASEILSSLKRPPPPAPPPPPPSQQHSVEHVLPGGIGTYSISHISYFNNQNLPKPEATIFTVAQASSTDRTDENSNCSSYTNSGFTLWDESAAKKGKTGKENTPSASVREAEVKLGPWPASERPSHSSSNNNHQNSFSPLTSSQPSGAKNKSFMDMIRSAKSVSNQEEELDDDDGEFVLKKETSPIPKGELWVKVDGKSGDQKANTPRSKHSATEQRRRSKINDRFQMLRSLIPNSDQKRDKASFLLEVIEYIQYLQEKVTNYEGSFQGWSQEPAKMMPLRNGQRPMDNYVDQSQNINSGSAPALVFAAKVDENRIAMAPAIFGSAKNPLEPEMGSATAFKSVEHHPGMTNRAVPFPMSLQQNTSNCVGCSGAVARGGPNLENQASQPLTQISRIKSLTNECSASTDKLKEEELTIQGGTISISNVYSQGLLNTLTQALQNSGVDLSQASISVQIELGKQANGRKATSSSLPKDTDARNQGVTWPRAAGENADPALKKLKTGKS
- the LOC115742636 gene encoding transcription factor BIM1 isoform X2, with the protein product MSVVHDDFLKTHDFLGKTSAKEEAASEILSSLKRPPPPAPPPPPPSQQHSVEHVLPGGIGTYSISHISYFNNQNLPKPEATIFTVAQASSTDRTDENSNCSSYTNSGFTLWDESAAKKGKTGKENTPSASVREAEVKLGPWPASERPSHSSSNNNHQNSFSPLTSSQPSGAKNKSFMDMIRSAKSVSNQEEELDDDDGEFVLKKETSPIPKGELWVKVDGKSGDQKANTPRSKHSATEQRRRSKINDRFQMLRSLIPNSDQKRDKASFLLEVIEYIQYLQEKVTNYEGSFQGWSQEPAKMMPLRNGQRPMDNYVDQSQNINSGSAPALVFAAKVDENRIAMAPAIFGSAKNPLEPEMGSATAFKSVEHHPGMTNRAVPFPMSLQQNTSNCVGCSGAVARGGPNLENQASQPLTQISRIKSLTNECSASTDKLKEEELTIQGGTISISNVYSQGLLNTLTQALQNSGVDLSQASISVQIELGKQANGRKATSSSLPKDTDARNQGVTWPRAAGENADPALKKLKTGKS
- the LOC115742655 gene encoding rhamnogalacturonan I rhamnosyltransferase 1-like, with product MVVPAAAAAPSRSRVRMWILRATTSVLLWTCIVQLTALGETWGPRVLKGWPSCNHRDRSSLATEAKEVVKVKVSSRDHPRRVLPPKRVYKNNGYLMVSCNGGLNQMRAAICDMVAIARYMNVTLIVPELDKTSFWADPSEFHDIFDVDHFITSLRDEVRILKELPPRLKRRVEQGRIYSMAPTSWSDVSYYRHQILPLIRKHKIVHFNRTDARLANNGQPLQLQRLRCRVNFSALKFTPQIEELGRKVIETLRESGPFVALHLRYEMDMLAFSGCTQGCSDDEAEELTRMRYNYEQWKVKKIDSDKQRIDGLCPLTPEETALTLKALDINRNMQIYIAAGEIYGGERRMATLTRAYPKLVKKGTLLESSDLKPFQNHSSQMAALDYLVSLESDVFVPTYDGNMAKVVEGHRRFLGFKKTILLDRRLLVELIDQFSSGSLSWEDFSSAVKEVHAFSVGNPTRRLVIPDRPKEEEYFYANPQECLRSSSDA